ATTGTCACTTGCAGGGCAACCCAAAACAGGGAACATCACTGATGTAAATGTGCAGGCTATGGATCCATTGTCCCTACATGCCATTTGGACCTTCCGGGTCCCACAAGCTGTCCCACTGAATAGCAAAATATCATACGAAGACCTGGCTGAAAAGTGCCATCAATTGAGTGGAATCTTCGTACCACTATTCACCTTCCGACGGATCATCCGCCACGCTATAACGAACCGCTTCTTCTGTGAGCCAGAACTTGGGTTTGTTGCCCACAACCGCGCATCGCGagttcttctcgaagaggAAACCTTGGATGCCTGGGTGGGTCTGTTTTGTAATGACATGTGGCCTGGCTTTGTCTACACCGTTGAAGCCATGAGGAGATGGCCCGGGAGTGGGGAACCGAATGAGACGGGTATCAACGTGGCCTATGGCCATAATCTCAATTGGTTCGATCACACTTCCCGCAATGACGTTGTCGCCGACAGATATAGCAAGAGTATGAAGGCACACgggggtggtgttggatttgATGTCTCGCACACCGTGACCGGCTATCCATGGGCGGATATTGGTGAGGGGACGGTCGTTGACGTGAGTACCATTCTCCTAATGGCCATGTGAGCAATAAATTGGATTTGTTTCTGATTTTTCCAAATCTTGCCTTGTTTTAGtgtggaggaagtggaggtTTCGCCTCGATGGCGATTGCAGAAGCACACCCCAAGCTGCACTTTGTCGTTCAAGATCAAGAGCACACAATCACAGAAGAGACAAAGGCTGCGGTGCCACAACATCTCAAGCCCAGAGTTAGACTTGAAGTGCATGACCTGTTGAAACCACAGACCGTAGTAGCAGACGTCTACTTCTTCCGTTGGGTCTTTCATGGATTTGCCGAAAAGTATGCTATCCAGGTTTTGCGGGCTTTAATTCCGGTGCTTAAGAAAGGAGCGAAGGTTGTCATCAACGACGGCGTGATCCCCGAGCCCGGTACCGTCCCATGGATGGAATATCGAAGCATTAGATGCATGGATCTTTTGGGCATGGCAGTGAACAATACCGGTGAAAGGGCTTTGGATGACTGGATAGGTCTGTTTGAAGCGGCTGATCCTCGATTTAAGTTTCTGAATGCCTGGAAGCCCCCGAAAAGCACAATTTGGTTCATTGAAGCCGAGTGGCAGCCGTGAAGCTGAGGTTATTGTAAGGCGCCTGAACTGTTCATATCGTCCTGACAGGCTCTCAACATCGGTGTTTCACGCCCAAGTCTCTGCCTCAAATGAAATCATAGAACTACAAACAAGTTGAATGCCAGTTCTCGGAAATTGAATTTCAGGGTTTATACATACGTGCATGTATATGCATAAGATTATCGCTCGCTGCTCAGATGTCGTCAACTGCATAGGTTTCAAGTATTTAGAATAGCAAGGAAACGTTGGCTTATACAGAAAGATAAAAGGTTTCATTCTATGAACGATGGTACCTGAGAACACCATGATATGAAGTAAAACAACCACAGGAAAGAGCTACTACGTCTAAGGCATAGAAGACTAGAACTCACTAGGTAGCACCTCAAAAGCTTGACACGGTACTGGTCACAATATATCCAAATATGTAAATTAGTAGATTTCCTAGGCGATTCTCTTCCCGTACGGTCATGTTGATAGATCAAAGCAGCTCAATCAATTCTATGGGAATTCAACCAGGTTCACTGTCTATGAGTCTATACAAACCTGGAATTTGAAGAAAATTGGCTTTCAAGGTTAGCCTCTGAGGCTATCCGCGTAGCCTTTCAAAACCTCGGCAATAATGCCGTACAATCCAATTGTAGCGCTATTTTTGAAGATCAAGGACCAGGCATAGACCAGTTGTATCGAATATGGCTTGGACGTAATAGCTGGATCTAGGTCTATCTCCGCCAGCGTTTCTTGTATTGTTTTTAAAATGTCATTTTCCTCGGAAGATCGATCTGATATAGCGCGACTCAACTGCTCCCTCGTCCAAATGCTTAGAAACAGACCTTTGGAATTGCTTTCGGTTAATTGTCGTTATTACCAGTGAAGGGGCGGATGAGTGAGTAAGGAGGAAAGGGGGCTGGAACAAGTGGAATTACTCACAGCATTCCAAGGAATAGGTGTtgaataataatttagagTGCCATCCAGAAATGGATCCTGCCTGGGCCATTCCCATTACTATGGATATCTGAAGTGCTTCAATAGCACACCAAGCAGCCTTCACACATGTCCTCGAGCTTGATATGTTAACTTGGATATCATTTAACCTGGAAGTAATACTTTGCACGTTTCGGGTCGTCAGGGCCGCCCGCAGGGGCCTGAAGTTTCCACACAGTCGCACATGAGCCTGACGATACAACGAAAGAGCATTTGCCGCAATCACCCCACTAGGGTACCTGGGAGAACAATGAAACTCGGGGTTCTGCTCGGCGCACATCCGCCACCTAGTTAAAGATTCCTCAATCCGTTGTACGTGCGCTGGTAATGAATCTATAAGCCAGTTGTCCTGGTAGAGGCTCGTGAGGTGTTTGACAATTCCATGTAATGTCAGATAGGATCCGAAAATACTCAGGCGAAGCGGTGATGCACCCTGGCCAGACATAATATGGGCTAAAGCGGTTGAGAATTGAATAGGGGGTTTGGATATGGACTTTCGTTTGTCCAACCAAGCTTGTGGAGATATACTTGTCCATTCAGATTCTTCGCAAGGCAGAAAACAATCATTAATGTCCAGGCTCCAGGAGTAACTTGCTGTGTGAAAGGTGGCTCCTAGGGCACCCAGATAGACGTATACTGCGCAAATTGTTCTTATGAGTAGGGTTAGACACGCTTCCCATTTCTAAGATAGGATACCTCCACGCACCTTACAGTCATTTCCGAATCAATCCACTTCTGCCACTGCTGTAGAATATCATCATTTCCACCGTCTGATTCCGGCGTGTATGGAGAGACCTTCCTATACTGAATGCCCTGTGAAGTAAATCATGTATTAGTGGCCTCGTTTTGAGTAGACACCGGGATGTAAGAATGACAGAGAGCGGCAGACTAGAAGGCTGCACAATAGTAGCTTCCAAACAGTCAATTCTCTGGTTTCCTTAGACATACTTCAATCAAAAGGGATGCTAATGATGCAGACTCTTGAAAAGTTCGAAAATCGCTGTTTTTCGTCCCGTTTGCCATGATTAACAGCAGACACTGCAACACCCATAGCGGCTCGTCTGCGATAGTGAGTGGGCTCAATTCAATCTTTTTCACATTAGGGAGTGTGCCTCAATACTAGTTGTACTTCGCTTACATGATTCTTGATGCACATCTGGGCAATGCAATGAAGTGAAGTTGCAGTTGCATCATCGTCGTAATAACTGGCGCCAATGGATGCCATCGCAAAGATCATACAAGGTGGAGCGAGCTCTGCTTTCCAGGTCGGCATATGAATACATGGAATGTAAATGAGAAAGCACTCGGCGAAAGCCCTCAGTAATCTCTCCAACGTCAAGCGGCTCGGAATTTTGAGGTCATTCAAATTTTCGACCTAATAAGTCAATGGTCAGGTACTAAGTAGCGAAAGTGGGTGGTCGCCGTTATCCCAGGCATCAAGTCAAAGCTTACTGGTCTAACAATATTGAGTGTGGAAGCAAGATGATGCCATTGTTGCTCTGAAGCTAGCTGATGCCATTGTTGTTCTGATATGGCGAAGGAGCCTTTCCACTCCAGTGACTTTACCACCtgtgatgaggatgctgtGCTGGTATGGTTGTCCAAGGGAGGTGTGAGGCACCTCAATGCCAGATTGGCACCCGAATCTCCTTGTGACATCTCTTCCAGATTGCTCGGGATGGAAGACATCAGATCCTTTGGGAAGTTGAGAGATGGGGTTGAAGAGCTTACTGTCGGGGTATCCACGAAGGTTACAGGGCCGGTGGCAGGAGGGTGCGTCATAGAGATCAAGGACTCAGTATCATTTGGTGCCATGGCCGATGAAGTGATGGGGCTAGGTGTTCGCCTGGACCTGGGATGCATAGACATCGACTGCTCTTCAATGCCGTTCCCTTGAGTATGATGTTGCGGGAAGGGTCCCATATGGTACCTTGCGTGGTGCCTTCTGAAAACATCCTGTCGAGTAAAGGTCGCATGACAAAGTGTACATCTAAACGGGCGCTCATTACGATCTAGAGATCTGATTAATCTGGTTGCTCCCGCCTAGTGGGTGGGTCAACATACGTGAGCGCTCATGCCTGGAAAGATGCTCCGATCGGGCGAATGCACGGGCGCAGTAGGAACACTGTTTATCACGACGCGTAAGGCCTAGCCCTGTATTGGCACTCATTATTCTGGACTGCTTCAGACATAGAGTTGCAAGGTTTCTTGCCAGGATCACTGATTTTACTTCCCGGATCCCGCAGTTTTATTTTCCAACGTGAGCTGCAAGGAACAAAGGCCCCCGTTGTCAGGTGACGTGGATTGAAGCAGAAATCGAGGTTCCGAACATGTAAAATACTACCAATTTTACCAACACCAATGCAACATATTTCAGCCAATTGCATTTGTCTAGTCTGGTCAATCTGAGTGTATTTGCCGCTTTCATGATTTGAGTCCCTCTGTACTTTACGGCCTCGAGAAATCTGTATCTTTAGATACTCTAACCCGTCGATGTAGGTATCGGGCtatcttaatttatatatacaacAACTACCACTATCACCACTCCTACCGCAGGTGCAATCCTCTTTATATATGACTATCACCGCTAGTACGACCAGATCCTAATTTGTTTACTAATTAATCACCAAATTTGACATTGATAGAATATACGGCGTATTGTATTATGGAGCACGTGGCTTGTAGGCCCACGCCGAATGAATTCGGGCCGCCCCGCCCTCCCCTCGAGATAGGATGTAACATTTCAGGTTTACTCTCTAGAACTAGTGTCATACTCTTGCTACTGTAGGGTCCAAGCAAATGCTGTCTGGTGATTCAGGATAAGCACTAGTGGTATGTCTCAAAGTAAGCTTTGAGTTTTGCCGAAGAACCCGGGGCACGGGAAGATTTAGTACTTTTTGGATACTAAGGAGAATCGCCATATTAAATACCTATCCTTACTATTGCAGGGGGTTTTACGAAACCTTAGGAAGCCGAGGTAACACATGTTGGATAATTGATTGCGACAGATGGGTCTCGGTCAAGATTCCGCGGGCAACTTCCGCGAATGGACTATTGACTTGCTCACCAGCCGTGGTCAGTTCGACATCGACTGGTTGCGTAGTACGTACTAATATAGCACTGCTGTGACTATTAGATAGGTATCATCTCCATGATATACTAGCttttaactagatttagCTAGTCTGGTCACGAGACGGTCACTAACCTCATTCGGAGGATGTTTTAACTGGAATCCAGGCGATGGCAGCTTATTCCGTATTTTAGATTGGAATCATTCTCTCTGGCACACTCCAACTTTTAAGGGTCAATGCACCCATCCTCCGATCGCAAAGCTTCATTTCAAAGGGGCCCGAagattatatactagaaCTATCTTCGATAGCGGGTAATATCATATAACCCCTTTTCTTAGAGCCGAAAGTTAATCTTTCTTAAGCTACTGGATCTATTAAAAAACGCcgtatttatataataaaagattctATCTATAGAGAAGATACGAGGAAGATAATATAGCCTGTACTGGGTATGGCATTCGTCTGCAATGGGGCATACATATGGGTAAAACAGCCCACTAGTTAATCAACCGGAGTCCTCTGTATCTAAATTTCTTGGTTGGTCCAAGAATATGGATCTGTTGTGTTTGTCAGTGAGCAACGCCGGTGAAAGCGCTTTGGATGACTGGATAGGGCTATTCAAGATGGCCGACACCCGATTTAAGTTCCTGAATGCCTGGAAACCCCCGAAAAGCACAATGTGGTTCATTGAAGTCGAGTGGCAGCCCTAAGGCTGATATCCTCTGTAGCGAGCTATTCTGCTCGACCAAGAATAAAAATCTGCTGAACTGGCATAAACTGTCCTTCATAATTCAATGATACATATTCGTAGTTCTCTATCCTTATACAGAGTTGGAGTTGTCAGCGCAAGACCAAACACCCGATCCACCATTAGTCCTGAAAGAGTCAATAATCCCAACAACAGACCCATATGTGCCAGCCACCATCAAAAATGTGCCGcagacaacaacaaagacgTTCCAGCATACTCCGAGGGTCCACTTATGCGATCGCTGTTCTCTCCCCCTGTTCCAATTATCATACAACCACATGCAACCACTCGGTTGGAAACTCTGTAGCGTTCCCAGCAAAGCCCCGATAAAAGAGATGAGACTATCAAAATTAGGAATGGCACTTGCAATAATGTACGCAACGACAGCAACACCCAGGACACAGCCAATCCAGGTCCCCCAGTGCACAAGTGTATTCGCGACAAGGTGTTTCGACCCTCGCAGCATTCGGACAAAGAAATGCTTGCTCGCCAGCTATGCATATGTCAATTACCGTTCACTTTAGGGACTGGAGTAACAGATAATAGTGCCTTACATGCGTACAGATCGTTGCACTCGCTAATAGACCCGGAAGAGAAATGCCATAGGCAATCTGTTTAATCAACCTTCCCGCGGAACCAAGGGCAGGCGAGGCAACGTAGGATCCGCAGTAGTAGTACACCACGATCCCAATTGTCACGTAGATCACTGTGACAACGGTTTGGCATGCGACTAAGGACTTTGTGTAGTGACGAGGATCACGCATTTCGGCTATGAtcgggaagaaaaaaggtacACCGCCGTAGGCAAAGATGAGGGTACAAATTGCTGATATTCCATCGGCGAAGCTGGGATTATTGACAATTTGATAGTCTGAAACCCATGGGCCTGGCGGTGCGGCATAAGGGCGGTCCTCTACGCCGACCCCGATTGTGACGATGAGGACTAAAAGGTTTGTAAATAAGGTGGTATATCGAGAGATGCAAATAAAGGATTCTTACTGGCAATGAGAATACATGCCAACCCACCCCACGCAATAACAGTCACGCGGCTCAGAGTACGGATAATTGCAAGACAAAACACCCCAATAGCGGCGACAGCAACGAAGATAGTTGTGCAAGCTCCATGGGTTGAGATCGCATTCAGAGCGATCGAGATGCCAAGTATACCGGAAGCAGCAACAAATGTCAGATCTATATACGTATTTTgttagttttattataagAGCTCGCACAGGTAGCTAACTCACAAAGAATGAATCCGGCTCCGAGGACCTCACGTCCAACTGGGCCGAACATGAGCCCAGCCGCGTCGTCAATACCATACACTTCACGGTGGTTGAGCTTAAAGCTGCCGACCATGTAACTGCACCAGCAGTTGATAATCGCTATTGCAACCAGGCAAAGCACTCCAGGCACCAGGCCCAATGTATCAAATGCAGATGGGATAGACAGTACACCCAAGCCGATTTGAGTTTTCATCATTAGGACTGACGTTCCTACCCATCCTAGCTAAGAATTATCAGTCTCAACAGAGAATAAGAATCCGCATGACACAAGTATACATTGCGATAATTAGGGCCGTCCCCTTCAATAACACCGAATACGGCATCTTCTGTCACAGCCGGTTTAAGATCCTCTTCGCCCACCGGGGACGGTATATTGGCCGCGGTTCCgatatcttctttcttcctatGTATGATATCCATACTTTCGATAAGATTGAATGAGACAGGAAGTTACCAAAAGTAGACGGGAGgagattatatttttgttttctttctcacGGTCCCATACTCCGGAGTCATGGACTTCTTCCGTCCCCAACCCCAGGTTCTCCACAGTGGATACTTACCATTTGAGATTTTTATCGCGTAAGACAAACCAATTGCCGATAAGATACACTATTTCTCAACGTGGAGTCAATTCGTACACGAATAAAAGTTTCAACAATCCTACACCGCACGGTAGAGTTCGTGCGGCATAAGTCTACAAATGCCGGAAGTTCCGTGACCGGAGGTCCATCACCAGCGATATAGGGCTTAACCCGGCTTTTCACCGGCAGATTAAATCTGGGTACATAATAGTTTCTgatttactatattaaaacGTTGGCTGCTCATGcaatattatataacttGATCTCCTGACTGATTAGATTACAATTTGATCCCTTCAAGTTGAAAGTCATTAGGCTTCAAGTATTTACTTCAAGTATGGGGAACTACTAGAGTGAGTGTTCTTCAGGTTGGCGGGCTTGAGATTTTGTTCCCGACCTCGGCCCGAAGACCAATTCAAATATAGACCATCTTAGTCTCACCTTTCAAGATCTATCAGTGGGGAAAGTGATAGCTATGCACATCTATTGGATTTGAAACTACGATGGTGGCAATTTTCCACAGTAGAGGACGTTGCATTGACGCGATTGTAGGCTGTGCGAAGACAAAGAGTGTCGCACCGATGATATCTTTGCATCACACGTAGGCACTTTGCTCTCTTTCCTGTGTCCCTATATGTGTTGAGCGAATTTCGTATCATAGTGTCGGGTAGAAGAAGACCGGTAAGTGGAGAATGTGATCTTGATGGCGCGTTTGCGAAAGCgggaaagatatataaacaAGCGTGAGGTACTTGCAAGCTACCCACAAATGCTTTACCCTGGGAGAGTTTCAAACAGCCAGCTACTTAGAGGGGGTTAATTCCCTAGGCGGTCAAGTTAGAAATAATTTGTAAACTTCGGTCACAGTGTGAAGTCAATGACAATTTTTCTTGTATGTACAACTGATGACGATCATCTGGAATGTCCGAGAGTCAATGTCTCCTACCGAAGCACTGTAGTGATGGGCTGAAAAAGGTGTGAATTCGAGTGCACAGACAAGTCTGCCGCGCGGATCTAACAGTCGAACTCGTCGAATATAACTCAAAATATTATCGGCCACTCGAGTTATGTGGTAACAGTCCATTCCTAACTTTCGACGACAGTGATCTTGACCAAGCCTTGGCTGTACTGATGATTTTAAAATGGCGTACGGCCGGACAGGCATGCACTCATGCCAACCGAGTCTACTCCAAAGTGGCGTTTACACCAAGTTCCTGTCCATGCTAGTCAACACCACAAAGAAAATCCAAGTTGGCCATGACGTAGCCCCTGGCACAACAATGGGGTAGTTGACATCAACTCAAGGCTTGGATAAGATGGAACGGCACATTGCTGACGCTACTTCCAAGGGTGCAATAGTTCCCTGTGGCGGGAAGACATTGACGAACCTACCTGGAAACCTTTTCGCGCCCACAATCATTTCTGGAATGATACCCTCCATGCTGACGAGTCAAGAGGAGATCTTTGGCCCTCCTCTGGGGCTGTATCGCTTCAAGACAGAGGAGGAAGCCGTCCAGATGGCAAATGATACTAGCATGGGCCTTGCCTCatactt
This window of the Aspergillus flavus chromosome 8, complete sequence genome carries:
- a CDS encoding uncharacterized protein (expressed protein), with the translated sequence MTVRTICAVYVYLGALGATFHTASYSWSLDINDCFLPCEESEWTSISPQAWLDKRKSISKPPIQFSTALAHIMSGQGASPLRLSIFGSYLTLHGIVKHLTSLYQDNWLIDSLPAHVQRIEESLTRWRMCAEQNPEFHCSPRYPSGVIAANALSLYRQAHVRLCGNFRPLRAALTTRNVQSITSRLNDIQVNISSSRTCVKAAWCAIEALQISIVMGMAQAGSISGWHSKLLFNTYSLECCLFLSIWTREQLSRAISDRSSEENDILKTIQETLAEIDLDPAITSKPYSIQLVYAWSLIFKNSATIGLYGIIAEVLKGYADSLRG
- a CDS encoding Aldehyde/histidinol dehydrogenase, with product MAYGRTGMHSCQPSLLQSGVYTKFLSMLVNTTKKIQVGHDGAIVPCGGKTLTNLPGNLFAPTIISGMIPSMLTSQEEIFGPPLGLYRFKTEEEAVQMANDTSMGLASYFFTKDISLT
- a CDS encoding uncharacterized protein (expressed protein), with the translated sequence MSANTGLGLTRRDKQCSYCARAFARSEHLSRHERSHRNERPFRCTLCHATFTRQDVFRRHHARYHMGPFPQHHTQGNGIEEQSMSMHPRSRRTPSPITSSAMAPNDTESLISMTHPPATGPVTFVDTPTVSSSTPSLNFPKDLMSSIPSNLEEMSQGDSGANLALRCLTPPLDNHTSTASSSQVVKSLEWKGSFAISEQQWHQLASEQQWHHLASTLNIVRPVENLNDLKIPSRLTLERLLRAFAECFLIYIPCIHMPTWKAELAPPCMIFAMASIGASYYDDDATATSLHCIAQMCIKNHVSEVQLVLRHTP
- a CDS encoding putative amino acid transporter, whose protein sequence is MDIIHRKKEDIGTAANIPSPVGEEDLKPAVTEDAVFGVIEGDGPNYRNLGWVGTSVLMMKTQIGLGVLSIPSAFDTLGLVPGVLCLVAIAIINCWCSYMVGSFKLNHREVYGIDDAAGLMFGPVGREVLGAGFILYLTFVAASGILGISIALNAISTHGACTTIFVAVAAIGVFCLAIIRTLSRVTVIAWGGLACILIAILIVTIGVGVEDRPYAAPPGPWVSDYQIVNNPSFADGISAICTLIFAYGGVPFFFPIIAEMRDPRHYTKSLVACQTVVTVIYVTIGIVVYYYCGSYVASPALGSAGRLIKQIAYGISLPGLLASATICTHLASKHFFVRMLRGSKHLVANTLVHWGTWIGCVLGVAVVAYIIASAIPNFDSLISFIGALLGTLQSFQPSGCMWLYDNWNRGREQRSHKWTLGVCWNVFVVVCGTFLMVAGTYGSVVGIIDSFRTNGGSGVWSCADNSNSV
- a CDS encoding putative O-methyltransferase — encoded protein: MASPNRLTVLSNVIAEKTKVISDFLASKGVEPPSFDVDGQADYAISADDKEAYEARLELIAASKELYALSHGPKDHIRNICWDAMDPLSLHAIWTFRVPQAVPLNSKISYEDLAEKCHQLSGIFVPLFTFRRIIRHAITNRFFCEPELGFVAHNRASRVLLEEETLDAWVGLFCNDMWPGFVYTVEAMRRWPGSGEPNETGINVAYGHNLNWFDHTSRNDVVADRYSKSMKAHGGGVGFDVSHTVTGYPWADIGEGTVVDCGGSGGFASMAIAEAHPKLHFVVQDQEHTITEETKAAVPQHLKPRVRLEVHDLLKPQTVVADVYFFRWVFHGFAEKYAIQVLRALIPVLKKGAKVVINDGVIPEPGTVPWMEYRSIRCMDLLGMAVNNTGERALDDWIGLFEAADPRFKFLNAWKPPKSTIWFIEAEWQP